In Rhizobium sp. ARZ01, a genomic segment contains:
- the rpsR gene encoding 30S ribosomal protein S18, whose product MAEVSSAPVRRPFHRRRKTCPFSGANAPKIDYKDVRLLSRYISERGKIVPSRITAVSQKKQRELAKAIKRARFLGLLPYVVA is encoded by the coding sequence ATGGCTGAAGTATCTTCCGCTCCGGTTCGCCGCCCGTTCCACCGCCGTCGCAAGACCTGCCCCTTCTCCGGCGCAAACGCTCCGAAGATCGACTACAAGGACGTCCGTCTGCTGTCGCGCTACATTTCCGAGCGCGGCAAGATCGTTCCGTCCCGCATCACAGCTGTTTCGCAGAAGAAGCAGCGCGAACTCGCCAAGGCGATCAAGCGCGCCCGCTTCCTCGGCCTGCTGCCCTACGTCGTAGCCTGA
- the rpsF gene encoding 30S ribosomal protein S6 yields MALYEHVFLARQDVSAQQVDALVEQYKGVIEANGGKVGRIENWGLKSLTYRIKKNRKAHYALMDIDAPAAAIHEMERQMRINEDILRYMTIAVESHEEGPSAMMQKRDRDDRPRRDGDDRGPRRDFGDRGPRRDFGDRPPRGDRPPREDRA; encoded by the coding sequence ATGGCTCTCTACGAACATGTATTCCTGGCCCGCCAGGACGTGTCCGCCCAGCAGGTCGACGCACTCGTCGAACAGTACAAGGGCGTGATCGAAGCAAACGGCGGCAAGGTCGGCCGGATCGAGAACTGGGGCCTCAAGTCCCTCACCTACCGCATCAAGAAGAACCGCAAGGCTCACTACGCCCTGATGGACATCGATGCACCGGCTGCTGCGATCCACGAGATGGAACGCCAGATGCGCATCAACGAAGACATCCTGCGCTACATGACCATCGCCGTCGAATCCCACGAAGAAGGCCCGTCCGCGATGATGCAGAAGCGCGACCGTGACGACCGTCCGCGCCGCGACGGCGACGACCGTGGCCCGCGCCGTGATTTCGGCGACCGTGGCCCGCGCCGCGATTTCGGCGACCGTCCGCCGCGTGGCGACCGTCCCCCGCGTGAAGACCGCGCGTAA
- a CDS encoding acyl carrier protein, with the protein MSDIAERVKKIVIDHLGVDADKVSEGASFIDDLGADSLDTVELVMAFEEEFGVEIPDDAADSILTVGDAVKFIEKAQA; encoded by the coding sequence ATGAGCGATATCGCAGAACGCGTAAAGAAAATTGTGATCGATCATCTGGGCGTTGACGCCGACAAGGTCAGCGAAGGCGCAAGCTTCATCGATGATCTCGGCGCGGACTCGCTCGACACGGTCGAACTGGTCATGGCCTTCGAAGAAGAATTCGGCGTCGAGATCCCGGACGATGCCGCTGACTCGATCCTGACGGTCGGCGACGCCGTCAAGTTCATCGAGAAGGCCCAGGCCTGA
- a CDS encoding YicC/YloC family endoribonuclease: MPLQSMTGFARSEGTSGRCRWSWELRSVNGKGLDLRIRLPQGFEHFEPEVRQRAATAFSRGNMQIGLSVSIAEPQVQPVVNQAALSAILALREQLSGIVDPAPLRLDTLLGVRGVVDFREAEESETERERRDQDIAGGLDAAIERLLSMRLGEGEHLRQVLGRQVDRIADLAAMIEADPSRSVDAIAERVAGQIQMLLQGNNGLDRDRLYQEAVLLATKADLREEIDRLGAHVRAAEELLAADQPVGRKLDFLAQEFNREANTICSKSNAAAVTAAGIELKVVIDQFREQIQNLE, from the coding sequence ATGCCACTGCAATCCATGACCGGTTTTGCCCGGAGTGAGGGAACGAGCGGCCGCTGTCGCTGGTCCTGGGAGCTTCGCTCGGTCAATGGGAAGGGGCTGGATCTGCGCATCCGTCTCCCCCAGGGGTTCGAGCATTTCGAGCCGGAGGTACGGCAAAGGGCTGCAACCGCGTTTTCGCGCGGCAATATGCAGATCGGCCTCTCCGTTTCCATCGCCGAACCGCAGGTGCAGCCGGTGGTCAATCAGGCAGCCCTTTCGGCAATCCTTGCCCTTCGCGAGCAGCTTTCTGGCATCGTCGATCCCGCGCCGCTCAGGCTGGATACGCTGCTCGGTGTCCGCGGCGTGGTCGATTTCCGTGAGGCGGAGGAGAGCGAGACGGAACGCGAGCGCCGCGACCAGGATATCGCGGGAGGGCTCGATGCGGCGATCGAACGACTTTTGTCAATGCGGCTCGGCGAAGGCGAGCACCTTCGGCAGGTGCTGGGCAGGCAGGTCGACCGGATCGCCGATCTGGCGGCAATGATAGAGGCTGATCCGAGCCGAAGCGTCGATGCGATAGCCGAGCGGGTCGCCGGTCAGATCCAGATGCTGCTTCAGGGCAACAACGGTCTCGATCGCGACCGGCTCTATCAGGAGGCTGTGCTGCTCGCCACCAAGGCGGATCTGCGCGAGGAGATTGACCGTCTCGGGGCGCATGTGCGTGCCGCCGAGGAACTGCTCGCGGCAGACCAGCCAGTTGGCCGAAAGCTCGATTTCCTTGCACAGGAATTTAACCGCGAAGCGAATACGATCTGTTCGAAATCCAACGCGGCCGCTGTCACGGCCGCCGGCATAGAGCTGAAGGTCGTCATTGATCAGTTCCGCGAACAGATTCAGAATTTGGAGTAG
- a CDS encoding aldo/keto reductase — MKCNTLGRTGIAVSEICLGTMTWGSQNTEAEAHAQLDYAFENGVNFVDTAELYPTTPATAETYGETERMIGTWLAARGNRDKVVLASKVAGPGRPYIRGGTPMSRATIRQALDDSLRRLQTDHLDLYQVHWPNRGTYHFRHSWSFAPWRQDRETATAELFEILDTLGELKKAGKIRAVGLSNESAWGTMQYLKLAEEKGLPRLASIQNEYNLLYRAFDLDLAELSHHEDVGLLAYSPLAAGLLTGKYLNGARPDGSRLTKNSDLGGRYQPHQEPAVAAYVALAREHGLDPAQMALAFCLTRPFMTSVIIGATSVTQLKTDIAAAELELSPDVLDGIRKLHRLYPAPI; from the coding sequence ATGAAATGCAACACACTCGGCCGCACCGGTATTGCGGTCTCCGAAATCTGCCTCGGCACCATGACCTGGGGCTCGCAGAACACAGAAGCCGAGGCGCATGCGCAGCTCGACTATGCGTTCGAAAACGGCGTCAACTTCGTCGACACGGCCGAACTCTATCCGACCACGCCCGCCACTGCCGAGACCTACGGAGAAACTGAGCGGATGATCGGTACATGGCTGGCCGCCCGCGGCAATCGCGATAAGGTCGTGCTGGCGTCAAAGGTTGCCGGTCCGGGCCGCCCTTATATCCGGGGCGGCACGCCGATGTCGCGTGCAACGATCCGCCAGGCGCTCGACGACAGCCTGAGGCGGCTGCAGACCGACCATCTCGATCTCTACCAGGTTCATTGGCCGAACCGCGGGACCTATCACTTCCGCCACTCCTGGAGCTTCGCCCCCTGGCGGCAGGACCGTGAAACCGCGACGGCCGAACTTTTCGAGATCCTCGACACGCTCGGGGAGTTGAAAAAAGCCGGCAAGATCCGAGCCGTCGGCCTTTCGAACGAATCGGCCTGGGGTACCATGCAGTACCTAAAGCTCGCCGAGGAAAAGGGTCTGCCGCGACTCGCCTCGATCCAGAACGAGTACAATCTGCTCTACCGCGCGTTCGACCTCGACCTGGCAGAGTTGTCACATCACGAAGACGTGGGGCTGCTCGCCTATTCGCCGCTTGCCGCCGGGCTTCTCACCGGCAAATACCTCAACGGCGCGCGCCCCGACGGCTCGCGCCTAACGAAGAACAGCGACCTCGGCGGCCGCTACCAGCCGCATCAGGAACCCGCTGTCGCCGCCTATGTGGCGCTTGCCCGCGAGCATGGACTGGATCCGGCCCAGATGGCGCTGGCCTTCTGCCTGACGCGACCCTTCATGACCTCGGTCATCATCGGCGCGACCAGCGTCACGCAATTAAAGACGGATATCGCCGCCGCGGAACTCGAGCTCTCGCCGGACGTACTCGACGGCATCCGCAAGCTGCATCGGCTCTATCCGGCGCCGATCTGA
- the mltG gene encoding endolytic transglycosylase MltG: MNESNDSTEMSFGRGDNASKGPIIPKSANEALRPEPVPSPPRRSRKARSQVVVFLNFIMTSIVLVTLAAAGIFYYALDSFEKPGPLAANTNFIVRNGAGLNEIAASLERNNIITDSRVFRALSRIHLEDGVLKAGEYEIRANASMHDVLELLKSGKSILYSVSVPEGLTVKQVFRRLADDPVLEGDLPAELPTEGTLMPDTYKFSRGTKRAEILQQMLTAQKALISQIWEKRDDDLPIATPEEMVTLASIVEKETGKADERPRVASVFINRLEKGMRLQSDPTIIYGIFGGDGKPADRAILQSDIDKQTPYNTYAIKGLPPTPIANPGRAALEAVVNPSRTADLYFVADGTGGHVFAETLDDHNANVRRWRKLEAEKAKQVTQETQDAGQGGSQ; this comes from the coding sequence GTGAACGAAAGCAACGATTCCACTGAAATGTCTTTCGGCCGCGGCGACAACGCCAGCAAGGGCCCCATCATCCCGAAGTCCGCCAATGAGGCGTTGCGTCCGGAGCCGGTGCCAAGCCCGCCGCGTCGCTCGCGCAAGGCGCGCAGCCAGGTCGTGGTCTTCTTGAATTTCATCATGACCTCGATCGTCTTGGTCACGCTCGCGGCCGCGGGTATCTTCTACTATGCGCTCGACAGCTTTGAAAAGCCCGGCCCGTTGGCGGCCAACACCAACTTCATCGTGCGCAACGGCGCCGGCTTGAATGAGATCGCGGCCAGCCTTGAGCGCAACAACATCATCACCGATAGTCGCGTGTTTCGCGCCCTGAGCCGCATCCATCTGGAGGATGGCGTCCTAAAGGCCGGTGAGTATGAAATCCGCGCCAATGCCTCGATGCATGACGTATTGGAGCTGCTGAAGTCCGGCAAGTCCATCCTCTACAGCGTCTCGGTGCCCGAGGGGCTGACGGTCAAGCAGGTCTTCCGCCGCCTTGCCGACGATCCGGTGTTGGAAGGCGACCTGCCGGCCGAGCTCCCCACCGAAGGCACGCTGATGCCGGACACCTACAAGTTTTCCCGCGGTACGAAGCGCGCCGAAATCCTCCAGCAGATGCTGACGGCGCAGAAAGCGCTCATCAGCCAGATCTGGGAGAAGCGGGACGACGATCTGCCGATTGCGACCCCGGAGGAAATGGTGACGCTGGCCTCGATCGTCGAGAAGGAAACGGGCAAGGCGGATGAACGGCCGCGCGTTGCCTCGGTCTTCATCAACCGTCTCGAAAAGGGCATGCGCCTGCAATCCGATCCGACGATCATCTACGGCATCTTCGGCGGCGACGGAAAGCCAGCCGACAGGGCGATCCTGCAGTCCGACATCGACAAGCAGACGCCTTACAATACCTATGCGATCAAGGGCCTGCCGCCAACGCCAATCGCCAATCCGGGCCGCGCGGCGCTGGAAGCCGTGGTCAATCCATCGCGCACCGCCGATCTCTATTTTGTCGCCGACGGCACCGGTGGTCACGTCTTCGCCGAGACGCTCGACGATCACAATGCCAACGTCCGGCGTTGGCGCAAGCTGGAGGCCGAGAAGGCCAAGCAGGTGACGCAGGAAACGCAGGACGCGGGCCAGGGCGGAAGCCAGTGA
- a CDS encoding DUF2232 domain-containing protein, with the protein MQNLNWTSIATGLVAGVTAALLSLSANVQSTLAIFFFAGSALPILIAGLGWGNASAMVAVIAGGAVAAAMASSHFALLITIITLIPAGWLSNLANLARPASELGGPKDALAWYPLSNILTHLAVMVTLGMIAVGAIIGYSGALADQMVDLMLQALKEQEPLYNPDPAAVAQMKAIFGLALPVVQGALWVLLLFAAYYIATAVVRLSGKGLRPREAMPTALRMHRNAIYIFLGGLLLCFSGGIPAIIGALVCGTFGAGFVLSGFAILHQRSRGKAWRLAALWLAYGSVLLFALPVLLILVLGLTDTRRTIALTPASPKPETKSNNN; encoded by the coding sequence GTGCAGAACTTGAATTGGACCTCGATTGCGACCGGGCTCGTTGCCGGTGTGACCGCCGCTCTGCTTTCGCTGAGCGCGAACGTCCAGTCGACCCTTGCGATCTTCTTCTTCGCCGGCTCCGCCCTGCCCATCCTGATTGCCGGCCTCGGCTGGGGCAATGCGAGCGCGATGGTTGCCGTGATTGCCGGCGGCGCCGTCGCCGCTGCGATGGCCTCCTCGCATTTCGCGCTGCTGATCACGATCATCACGCTAATTCCGGCCGGCTGGCTCAGCAATCTCGCGAACCTGGCGCGCCCGGCCTCCGAACTCGGCGGCCCGAAGGATGCGCTTGCCTGGTATCCGCTTTCCAACATTCTGACGCACCTTGCCGTCATGGTCACGCTCGGCATGATCGCCGTCGGCGCGATCATCGGCTATAGCGGCGCACTCGCCGACCAGATGGTCGACCTGATGCTGCAGGCGCTGAAGGAGCAGGAACCGCTCTACAATCCCGATCCCGCCGCCGTCGCGCAGATGAAGGCGATCTTCGGGCTTGCGCTACCGGTCGTGCAGGGCGCGCTTTGGGTTCTCCTGCTCTTTGCGGCCTACTACATCGCAACGGCAGTAGTGCGCCTGTCCGGCAAGGGACTGCGCCCACGCGAGGCCATGCCGACGGCGCTGCGCATGCACCGTAACGCGATCTACATTTTCCTCGGCGGGCTCCTGCTCTGCTTCTCCGGTGGTATTCCGGCGATCATCGGCGCGCTCGTCTGCGGCACGTTCGGTGCGGGCTTCGTGCTTTCCGGTTTCGCAATCCTGCACCAGCGCAGCCGCGGCAAGGCGTGGCGGCTGGCGGCGCTGTGGCTGGCCTACGGCTCGGTACTGCTGTTTGCCCTGCCCGTCCTCCTCATTCTCGTTCTCGGCCTGACGGATACCCGGCGCACCATCGCGCTGACCCCGGCAAGCCCGAAGCCTGAAACGAAATCGAACAACAACTGA
- the rplI gene encoding 50S ribosomal protein L9, translating into MDVILLERIAKLGQMGETVKVRDGFARNYLLPLGKALRANEANKKRFETERATLEARNLERKSEAQKVAEKLDGKSFVMVRSAGETGQLYGSVAARDIVEALAAEGFNIGRNQVELNTPIKAIGLHQIVLHLHSEVEISVGLNVARSADEAERQAKGESLTSADAIYGVDEDALKPEDFFDPDADHEGEEA; encoded by the coding sequence ATGGACGTCATTCTTCTCGAACGCATCGCCAAGCTCGGCCAGATGGGCGAAACCGTAAAGGTTCGCGACGGCTTTGCCCGTAACTACCTTCTGCCGCTCGGCAAGGCGCTGCGCGCCAACGAAGCCAACAAGAAGCGCTTCGAAACCGAGCGCGCGACGCTGGAAGCCCGCAACCTCGAGCGCAAGTCGGAAGCCCAGAAGGTCGCCGAGAAGCTCGACGGCAAGTCCTTCGTCATGGTTCGCTCCGCCGGCGAAACCGGCCAGCTCTACGGCTCGGTCGCTGCCCGTGACATCGTCGAGGCGCTTGCTGCCGAAGGCTTCAACATCGGCCGCAACCAGGTCGAACTGAACACCCCGATCAAGGCGATCGGCCTTCACCAGATCGTTCTGCACCTGCATTCGGAAGTCGAGATTTCGGTCGGCCTCAACGTCGCGCGTTCCGCCGACGAAGCCGAGCGTCAGGCCAAGGGCGAAAGCCTCACCTCGGCCGACGCAATCTACGGCGTCGACGAAGATGCTCTGAAGCCGGAAGACTTCTTCGATCCGGATGCCGACCACGAAGGCGAAGAAGCCTGA
- a CDS encoding tetratricopeptide repeat protein, whose amino-acid sequence MNNNLRGVESLTIKFLFFCAAVIICYSAAIAILASQTLSASLHNLLSGTGSYLAVLAASVAVGGFLGFLFGIPRLLQGLQHTAPVAIALADGGMTNRTADNAMSAPLSRFAGNTNLEDISDWLTKIIVGLSLVQAGNIYSGFLGAQSRFVNFAMDNAMGSGAMFAAMVLSGLVAGFLFFYLETRTRLTILLASADHFERNLVTDRRTLEVVIEATNKDAILDEVRITPASPDVGKPTEADRQIAAIPFGELRTVDELAIWGAAQERLGNTANAEKAFRAAVKLDSNNPKLSLALASINKRRGENDEAAKVLNDVAQRFSDDPAVLKETLLTALYVPPPTGYTTAIAAAERLVKNFPEAAADPHVQLWIAAANGQKFRASSDEAEKAAARREALAAVIKVNELAPDPASPVRKQLRKIFDPQAEHSAISENDLEIFKQDPEFSGLIETAVPAQDAKPADQ is encoded by the coding sequence ATGAACAATAACCTGCGTGGGGTAGAATCGCTCACGATCAAGTTCCTGTTCTTCTGCGCGGCCGTCATCATATGCTATTCGGCCGCAATCGCGATTTTGGCCTCACAAACTCTATCCGCCTCGCTGCATAACCTGCTGAGCGGGACAGGGAGTTATCTCGCGGTGCTGGCAGCATCGGTGGCAGTCGGTGGTTTCCTCGGCTTCCTGTTCGGAATTCCCCGTCTGCTTCAGGGATTGCAGCATACGGCACCGGTTGCCATTGCGCTCGCCGACGGCGGCATGACCAATCGCACAGCGGACAATGCGATGTCAGCTCCACTTTCCAGATTTGCCGGCAATACCAATCTCGAAGACATCTCCGACTGGCTGACGAAGATCATCGTGGGCCTGAGCCTCGTGCAAGCTGGCAATATCTATTCAGGGTTCCTGGGTGCGCAGTCCCGATTCGTCAACTTTGCCATGGACAATGCGATGGGATCGGGCGCGATGTTTGCCGCAATGGTCTTGAGCGGGCTCGTCGCAGGATTTCTGTTCTTTTATCTCGAGACGCGGACCCGGCTCACGATCCTGCTGGCATCGGCAGATCACTTCGAACGCAATCTGGTGACGGATCGTAGAACACTGGAGGTCGTCATCGAGGCGACCAACAAGGACGCGATCCTCGATGAGGTGCGAATCACACCGGCCTCCCCGGACGTGGGCAAGCCCACTGAAGCAGACCGCCAAATTGCGGCTATCCCCTTCGGCGAACTGCGTACGGTGGACGAACTTGCCATCTGGGGCGCAGCCCAGGAGCGCCTCGGAAACACTGCAAACGCGGAGAAGGCCTTCAGGGCTGCGGTGAAGCTGGACAGCAACAACCCCAAGCTGTCTCTGGCCCTCGCATCGATCAACAAGCGGCGTGGCGAGAATGACGAGGCTGCGAAAGTCCTCAACGATGTCGCACAGCGGTTCTCTGACGATCCAGCCGTGCTAAAAGAGACACTTCTGACTGCTCTCTATGTCCCGCCACCCACCGGATACACCACGGCCATCGCTGCCGCCGAGCGCCTCGTAAAGAACTTTCCCGAAGCAGCGGCCGACCCGCACGTCCAGCTTTGGATCGCTGCGGCGAATGGACAAAAGTTCCGCGCTTCGTCGGACGAAGCGGAGAAGGCGGCCGCGCGGAGGGAAGCCCTGGCGGCAGTGATCAAGGTCAACGAGCTTGCCCCCGATCCGGCCAGTCCGGTCCGTAAGCAGCTGCGGAAGATTTTCGACCCACAGGCAGAGCACTCTGCGATCTCCGAAAACGACTTAGAGATTTTCAAACAAGACCCGGAGTTTAGCGGACTAATCGAGACGGCGGTGCCCGCGCAGGACGCAAAGCCGGCCGATCAATAG
- the fabF gene encoding beta-ketoacyl-ACP synthase II, whose amino-acid sequence MRRVVITGTGMVSPLGCGTEVTWSRLLAGQSGARQATGFEVDDLPARIACYIPTGDGTDGTYNHDQWMEPKEQRKVDPFIIYAIAAADMALDDAGWHPKTDEEQTSTGVLIGSGIGGLEGIVEAGYVLRDKGPRRVSPFFIPGRLINLASGQVSIRHKLRGPNHSVVTACSTGAHAIGDAARLIAFGDADVMVAGGTESPISRMALAGFAACKALSTQYNDEPTKASRPYDRDRDGFVMGEGAGIVVLEELEHAKARGAKIYAEVVGYGLSGDAYHITAPSEDGDGAYRCMQMALKRAGLTPADLDYVNAHGTSTMADTIELGAVERLVGNHAGKISMSSTKSAIGHLLGAAGAVEAIFSALAIRDNIAPPTLNLDNPDVETAIDLVPHKARKREINVALSNSFGFGGTNASLVLRRYA is encoded by the coding sequence ATGAGACGTGTCGTTATCACGGGTACCGGCATGGTATCTCCTTTGGGTTGTGGTACCGAGGTGACATGGTCGCGCTTGCTTGCTGGCCAGAGCGGCGCCCGTCAGGCGACCGGATTTGAGGTCGACGACCTTCCCGCAAGGATCGCATGCTACATTCCGACGGGAGACGGCACCGACGGCACCTACAACCACGACCAGTGGATGGAGCCGAAGGAGCAGCGTAAGGTCGATCCTTTCATCATCTACGCAATCGCTGCAGCCGACATGGCACTCGACGATGCGGGCTGGCACCCGAAGACCGACGAGGAGCAAACCTCGACCGGCGTGCTCATCGGTTCCGGCATCGGTGGCCTCGAGGGTATCGTCGAGGCGGGCTATGTCCTGCGCGACAAAGGGCCTCGTCGCGTCTCTCCCTTCTTCATTCCCGGTCGCCTGATCAATCTCGCCTCCGGCCAGGTTTCGATCCGCCACAAGCTGCGCGGTCCGAACCACTCCGTTGTCACCGCCTGCTCGACCGGCGCACATGCGATCGGCGATGCAGCCCGCCTGATCGCATTCGGCGATGCCGATGTCATGGTCGCCGGTGGTACCGAATCGCCGATTTCGCGCATGGCGCTGGCCGGATTCGCCGCCTGCAAGGCGCTTTCCACCCAGTACAATGACGAGCCGACCAAGGCTTCGCGTCCCTATGATCGCGACCGCGACGGTTTCGTGATGGGCGAGGGTGCCGGCATCGTCGTGCTGGAAGAGCTCGAGCATGCCAAGGCGCGTGGAGCAAAGATTTATGCCGAGGTCGTCGGCTACGGCCTTTCGGGCGACGCCTATCACATCACCGCACCGTCCGAGGACGGTGATGGAGCCTATCGCTGCATGCAGATGGCGCTGAAGCGCGCCGGCCTGACGCCGGCCGATCTCGACTACGTGAACGCGCATGGCACCTCCACCATGGCCGACACCATCGAGCTCGGCGCCGTCGAGCGGCTGGTCGGCAACCATGCGGGCAAGATCTCGATGTCGTCGACCAAGTCGGCGATCGGGCATTTGCTCGGTGCTGCCGGCGCGGTCGAAGCGATCTTCTCGGCGCTGGCGATCCGTGACAATATCGCGCCGCCGACGCTCAACCTCGATAATCCGGATGTGGAAACGGCCATCGATCTCGTGCCGCACAAGGCGCGCAAGCGAGAGATCAACGTGGCTCTGTCCAACTCGTTCGGTTTCGGTGGTACGAACGCTTCGCTGGTTCTGCGTCGCTACGCCTGA
- the fabG gene encoding 3-oxoacyl-[acyl-carrier-protein] reductase — MFDLSGRKALVTGASGGIGEEIAKILHAQGAIVGLHGTRVEKLEALANSLGERVHIFPANLSDRAEVKALGEKAEAELGGVDILVNNAGITKDGLFVRMSDEDWDAVLEVNLTSVFRLTRELTHPMMRRRYGRIINITSIVGVTGNPGQANYCASKAGMIGFTKSLAQEIATRNVTVNCVAPGFIETTMTGKLNEKQKEAIMGAIPMKRMGTGSEVASAVAYLASSEAGYMTGQTLHVNGGMAMI, encoded by the coding sequence ATGTTTGATCTTTCCGGCCGCAAGGCACTCGTAACCGGCGCTTCCGGTGGTATCGGCGAGGAAATCGCCAAGATTCTGCATGCGCAGGGCGCAATCGTCGGTCTGCACGGTACGCGCGTTGAGAAACTCGAAGCGCTGGCGAATTCGCTTGGCGAGCGGGTGCATATCTTCCCGGCGAACCTTTCCGACCGAGCTGAAGTGAAGGCGCTCGGTGAAAAGGCGGAAGCCGAACTCGGCGGCGTCGATATCCTCGTCAACAACGCCGGGATCACCAAGGACGGTCTCTTCGTTCGCATGAGCGATGAGGATTGGGACGCTGTTCTGGAGGTGAACCTCACTTCTGTCTTCCGGCTGACCCGCGAGCTGACGCATCCGATGATGCGCCGTCGCTACGGCCGCATCATCAATATCACCTCCATCGTCGGCGTCACCGGCAATCCGGGCCAGGCGAACTACTGCGCCTCGAAGGCCGGCATGATCGGCTTCACAAAGTCGCTCGCCCAGGAGATCGCGACCCGCAACGTTACCGTCAATTGCGTGGCGCCCGGATTCATCGAAACCACCATGACTGGCAAGCTTAACGAGAAGCAGAAGGAAGCGATCATGGGGGCAATCCCGATGAAGCGCATGGGCACGGGTTCGGAAGTCGCCTCGGCCGTCGCCTATCTGGCCTCGTCGGAGGCCGGCTACATGACCGGGCAGACGTTGCACGTCAACGGTGGCATGGCGATGATCTGA
- the fabD gene encoding ACP S-malonyltransferase, whose protein sequence is MTIAFTFPGQGSQAVGMGKELADAFPEAAAVFAEVDDALGENLSAIMYEGPEAELTLTANAQPALMAVSMAIVRVLEARGLILRDKISYVAGHSLGEYSALCAAGAFTIADTARLLRIRGNAMQAAVPVGEGAMAAIIGLEHEDVQAICDEALVHGSCQIANDNGGGQLVISGAKPAVERAARMATEKGAKRALMLPVSAPFHSTLMAPAAEAMRVALAEVDIREPVVPVIANVAVQPVTDPKEIARLLVEQVTGQVRWRETVEWFAGNDVTSLYEIGSGKVLTGLARRIDKSVTGYAVNTATDIENLLQTLCG, encoded by the coding sequence ATGACCATTGCTTTTACCTTTCCCGGCCAGGGCAGTCAGGCCGTCGGCATGGGCAAGGAACTGGCGGATGCCTTTCCTGAAGCCGCTGCCGTCTTTGCCGAAGTCGATGATGCACTTGGCGAGAATCTGTCCGCGATCATGTACGAAGGGCCCGAGGCTGAGCTGACGCTGACCGCAAACGCCCAGCCGGCGCTCATGGCCGTTTCCATGGCCATCGTGCGGGTTCTGGAAGCGCGCGGCCTCATCCTGCGCGACAAGATTTCCTATGTCGCCGGCCATTCGCTGGGCGAATATTCCGCCCTTTGTGCAGCCGGCGCCTTCACGATTGCCGACACGGCGCGCCTGCTGCGCATCCGCGGCAATGCCATGCAGGCGGCAGTGCCGGTCGGCGAGGGGGCGATGGCGGCCATCATCGGTCTTGAGCACGAAGACGTACAGGCGATCTGCGACGAGGCGCTGGTGCATGGTTCCTGCCAGATCGCCAACGACAACGGCGGCGGTCAACTCGTCATTTCCGGCGCCAAACCGGCCGTCGAACGCGCGGCCCGCATGGCGACGGAAAAGGGTGCAAAGCGCGCGTTGATGCTGCCTGTGTCCGCACCCTTCCATTCGACGCTGATGGCGCCCGCAGCAGAAGCCATGCGCGTAGCGCTGGCCGAAGTCGACATCCGCGAACCTGTCGTTCCGGTGATTGCCAACGTCGCGGTCCAGCCCGTCACAGACCCAAAGGAGATCGCCCGCTTGCTGGTGGAGCAGGTGACCGGCCAGGTACGCTGGCGTGAGACCGTCGAATGGTTCGCCGGCAATGACGTGACTTCGCTCTACGAGATTGGCTCCGGCAAGGTGTTGACCGGCTTGGCCCGCCGCATCGACAAATCCGTGACCGGCTACGCCGTCAACACGGCAACCGACATTGAAAATCTGCTGCAGACCCTCTGCGGCTGA